A single region of the Lysinibacillus sp. B2A1 genome encodes:
- a CDS encoding MarR family transcriptional regulator gives MIQDINNYFTTIFYHLHTTHEDVISHQSVRILQMIQKEVEVTVRDVAGLLNISQNTASEHIKKLERNGWVKKERAVDDQRKVMLHLTVEGLVIVKKNTELDDNKLQHALHQLSEDERQTILQAFHLLSEVSK, from the coding sequence ATGATTCAGGATATAAATAATTATTTTACAACTATTTTTTATCATCTACATACAACACATGAAGATGTCATTTCCCATCAAAGTGTGCGAATTTTACAGATGATTCAAAAGGAAGTCGAGGTTACTGTTCGGGATGTAGCAGGATTACTGAATATTTCTCAAAATACAGCCTCCGAGCACATTAAAAAACTGGAACGGAATGGCTGGGTGAAGAAGGAAAGGGCTGTTGATGATCAACGCAAAGTCATGCTTCATTTAACAGTAGAGGGGCTTGTGATTGTCAAAAAAAATACCGAATTAGACGATAATAAACTACAACATGCATTACATCAATTATCAGAAGATGAACGACAAACCATTCTACAGGCATTTCATCTTTTAAGCGAGGTGTCGAAATAA
- a CDS encoding GNAT family N-acetyltransferase, producing the protein MTIISIQQLPQKEVLQFFKEHWGTTEMVISSGIYDCSKLEGFAYVDAKQKIIGLVTYILRGEECEIISLDSIVEGQGIGSSLVQAVEQQAFATNCTRITLITTNDNLHALKFYQKRGYFLVEILQNAVAQARLYKPEIPLVGNDGIPIRDEIRLQKQSVFY; encoded by the coding sequence ATGACAATTATCTCGATTCAACAATTACCTCAAAAAGAAGTGCTACAGTTTTTTAAGGAACACTGGGGAACGACTGAAATGGTCATATCTAGTGGTATTTATGATTGTAGCAAACTAGAGGGCTTTGCATATGTAGACGCAAAACAGAAGATAATTGGCCTTGTGACATATATTTTACGTGGAGAAGAGTGTGAAATTATTTCACTAGACAGTATTGTGGAAGGTCAAGGTATTGGTTCTTCACTTGTACAGGCTGTAGAACAACAGGCTTTTGCAACTAACTGTACAAGGATCACTCTTATCACAACGAATGATAATTTACATGCATTAAAATTTTATCAAAAACGCGGCTATTTTTTAGTGGAAATCCTTCAAAATGCTGTCGCTCAAGCAAGACTCTATAAGCCTGAAATTCCTCTTGTCGGCAATGACGGTATTCCAATACGGGATGAAATAAGACTACAAAAACAATCTGTCTTTTACTAA
- a CDS encoding DUF2837 domain-containing protein codes for MDILTGKLIVIALFVLIIHSIETLAYAVRLSGARVKLLASALSLFNVMVMVSRLANMMQQPFTGSLIDTAPEVNALAFVEQQFRVIIGFASLGTLVGILLLPTFVAIFSRAIIHLSEERGSIPALFKKSLKMEYIKRGFKHIHMPSFAYLKGISWRDIPLKLFIINVLITAIYTIGVLSALYAALLAPERGATAMMASGLINGVATILLIIFIDPKISILADDVINQRGSYLSLKRASVMMMGSRLLGTVLAQLLFIPGAKYIAWFTKFMT; via the coding sequence TTGGACATTTTAACTGGTAAATTGATTGTTATCGCATTATTTGTACTTATTATTCATTCGATTGAAACACTTGCCTATGCAGTTAGATTGTCAGGTGCGCGAGTAAAATTGTTAGCTTCAGCCCTATCCTTATTTAATGTCATGGTTATGGTGTCCAGACTGGCGAATATGATGCAGCAGCCTTTTACTGGTAGTTTAATTGATACAGCACCAGAGGTAAACGCGTTAGCCTTCGTTGAGCAGCAATTCCGAGTAATTATAGGCTTTGCTTCACTAGGTACATTAGTAGGCATACTACTTTTACCTACATTTGTGGCTATATTTTCAAGAGCCATTATCCATTTATCGGAGGAAAGGGGCTCCATTCCAGCATTATTTAAGAAAAGCTTGAAAATGGAGTATATCAAAAGAGGCTTCAAACATATTCATATGCCAAGTTTTGCATACTTGAAAGGGATTAGTTGGCGTGATATCCCCTTAAAACTATTTATTATCAATGTACTAATTACTGCAATCTATACAATTGGGGTTCTGTCTGCTCTATATGCTGCCTTATTAGCTCCAGAAAGAGGTGCAACAGCTATGATGGCCTCAGGGTTAATTAATGGTGTGGCAACAATCTTGTTAATTATTTTTATTGACCCTAAGATTTCTATTCTTGCAGACGATGTTATCAATCAAAGAGGCAGTTATTTAAGCCTTAAACGAGCTTCTGTAATGATGATGGGTTCAAGATTATTAGGAACAGTTTTGGCACAGCTCCTATTTATTCCAGGAGCAAAATATATCGCATGGTTTACAAAATTTATGACATGA